One Corallococcus caeni DNA segment encodes these proteins:
- a CDS encoding TIGR02452 family protein yields the protein MSLKGVAQETVGIVERGEYVAPSGRPVRFREQVERAQRGTVLYRPGDFARLPRPEPRAGSVALRIEVTSEKTGAAARRWVEAEGVEDVVALNFASAKNPGGGFLGGAKAQEEDLARCSALYPCLLTQREYYDANRAESSPLYTDHLIYSPQVPFFRDEGLTLLETPFRVSVITAPAPNAGSAARNAPHLLPRMREALHARALKVLQVAAHHGHRTLVLGAWGCGAFRNNPHDAADAFARALDAFPGVFERVVFAVWERGGDGPNLRAFRERFA from the coding sequence ATGTCGCTGAAGGGAGTTGCGCAGGAGACGGTGGGAATCGTGGAGCGGGGTGAGTACGTGGCGCCGTCCGGGAGGCCCGTGCGGTTCCGGGAACAGGTGGAGCGCGCCCAGCGCGGGACGGTGCTCTACCGGCCCGGCGACTTCGCGCGGCTGCCCCGGCCCGAGCCTCGCGCGGGAAGCGTCGCGCTTCGCATCGAGGTCACGTCAGAGAAGACCGGCGCCGCGGCGCGGCGGTGGGTGGAGGCGGAAGGTGTGGAGGACGTCGTCGCGCTCAACTTCGCGTCCGCGAAGAACCCGGGCGGCGGCTTCCTGGGCGGAGCGAAGGCGCAGGAGGAGGACCTGGCGCGCTGCTCGGCGCTCTATCCGTGCCTCCTCACGCAGCGCGAGTACTACGACGCGAACCGTGCGGAGTCCTCACCGCTGTACACGGACCACCTCATCTACTCGCCCCAGGTGCCCTTCTTCCGAGACGAGGGGCTCACGCTGTTGGAGACGCCCTTCCGCGTGTCCGTCATCACCGCGCCCGCGCCCAACGCAGGCTCGGCCGCGCGGAATGCACCGCACCTGCTGCCCCGGATGCGCGAGGCGCTGCACGCGCGAGCCCTCAAGGTGCTTCAGGTGGCGGCGCACCACGGGCACCGCACGCTGGTGCTGGGCGCGTGGGGCTGCGGTGCTTTCCGCAACAACCCCCACGACGCGGCGGATGCCTTCGCCAGGGCCCTGGACGCCTTCCCGGGCGTCTTCGAGCGCGTGGTGTTCGCGGTGTGGGAGCGTGGCGGGGACGGGCCCAACCTGCGGGCCTTCCGCGAGCGGTTCGCCTGA
- a CDS encoding sterol desaturase family protein codes for MEILLAPARRIDLGKRAGVTGGLLGVLCVVAEFCFLFPHVLVSNDGRAFYVEHLEVFRGILQVSIVATFLLGTFSVLTLRSKAHGGIAMVLAMVALLLGGSEAEPLTHTPRAMSAGLDFFALDLLVLGLVFIPMERLWALNDQKIFRKGWQTDLKHFFVSHVGVQLISFAVLIPVQVFLSWAVKMDFQAHVAAQPIWLQFFEILLVIDLVSYWVHRAFHTFGWMWNFHAIHHSPLQMDWLASSRSHLVDTLVNRFAGFVPVFLLGFHPSAIYGYLVFVSFHAVYIHANVNHRWPYLRWIFATPEFHHWHHTSDDEGIDKNFAVFLSFIDVIFGTAYMPAHWPSKYGTTKFQPPETYLGQLAYPFQRHKQTPYG; via the coding sequence TTGGAAATCCTTCTTGCTCCCGCCCGGCGCATCGACCTGGGCAAGCGCGCCGGTGTCACGGGCGGGCTGTTGGGCGTGCTCTGCGTCGTCGCGGAGTTCTGCTTCCTGTTCCCCCACGTGCTCGTGTCCAACGACGGCCGGGCCTTCTACGTGGAGCACCTGGAGGTCTTCCGCGGCATCCTCCAGGTGTCCATCGTCGCCACCTTCCTGCTGGGCACCTTCAGCGTGCTGACCCTGCGCTCCAAGGCGCACGGCGGCATCGCCATGGTGCTGGCCATGGTGGCGCTGCTCCTGGGCGGCAGCGAGGCGGAGCCCCTGACCCACACGCCGCGCGCGATGAGCGCGGGCCTGGACTTCTTCGCGTTGGACCTGCTGGTGCTCGGGCTGGTGTTCATCCCCATGGAGCGGCTGTGGGCGCTGAACGACCAGAAGATCTTCCGCAAGGGCTGGCAGACCGACCTCAAACACTTCTTCGTCAGCCACGTGGGCGTACAGCTCATCTCCTTCGCGGTGCTCATCCCCGTGCAGGTGTTCCTGTCCTGGGCCGTGAAGATGGACTTCCAGGCGCACGTGGCCGCGCAGCCCATCTGGCTGCAGTTCTTTGAAATCCTGCTCGTCATCGACCTGGTGAGCTACTGGGTGCACCGGGCTTTCCACACCTTCGGGTGGATGTGGAACTTCCACGCCATCCACCACTCGCCGCTGCAAATGGACTGGCTGGCCAGCTCGCGCAGCCACCTGGTGGACACCCTGGTCAACCGCTTCGCGGGCTTCGTGCCGGTGTTCCTCCTGGGCTTCCACCCGTCCGCCATCTACGGCTACCTCGTCTTCGTGTCCTTCCACGCGGTCTACATCCACGCCAACGTCAACCACCGCTGGCCGTACCTGCGCTGGATCTTCGCGACGCCGGAGTTCCACCACTGGCACCACACGTCGGACGACGAAGGCATCGACAAGAACTTCGCCGTCTTCCTGTCGTTCATCGACGTCATCTTCGGCACCGCGTACATGCCGGCCCACTGGCCCTCGAAGTACGGGACCACGAAGTTCCAGCCGCCGGAGACCTATCTGGGGCAGCTGGCCTACCCGTTCCAGCGCCACAAGCAGACGCCCTACGGATAG